A part of Myxococcus landrumus genomic DNA contains:
- a CDS encoding FG-GAP-like repeat-containing protein gives MPLKRSVPRLLCTLLAFVGCGSPTPNEEPPHPLIDTGNVSQPLYLSSDVVWPSDTISVCWENASAANIAERAWTQAGVQSTWSSASAVRFSGWTACPPANTFFPGIRIRISDEQPHTKGLGYSLANVSASMVLNFTFNNWSPSCQTQRESCIRTIATHEFGHALGFAHEQNRPDTPSSCNQPSGSPGNSPLGPYDGFSVMNYCNPTWGNAGMLSDLDIEGVQLVYGASRAGFVYSWGSSNSGGGTDAVQWLDADLDADGKAEVIQARNYNGTLGFIVHRWNGTGMTQAWSTNNMGQGSGASAWVVTDLDGDGRDEIVQAINHYGSLGFIVYRWNGAALVQLWSNGNMGQGPGFQALLAEDFDHDGRGEIVQAINHYGSLGFITYRWNGTALVQVGSNGNMGQGPNAIDWKIADFDGDQRPEIVQIIDHYGALGFIVYRWNGLTMTQAWSSNNMSMPSGSLSWHVTDVDGDGRNELTQVFQNTWNNTAGLRLFRWNGGLYTDWQTQESGQLAAALAWRVGDVDGDGRTEIVQSWRNASALGLTVYRWNGSRWMTQVRTTHLDTLPTEVNAWISRDLDGDNRMDLLMGWRNSSALAWTMYRYAP, from the coding sequence ATGCCCCTGAAGCGCTCCGTCCCCAGGTTGCTTTGCACCCTCCTCGCATTCGTCGGCTGTGGGTCCCCCACTCCGAACGAGGAGCCACCCCACCCTCTCATCGATACCGGCAATGTCTCGCAACCCCTCTACCTGAGCTCCGATGTTGTCTGGCCTTCCGACACCATCTCAGTCTGCTGGGAAAATGCCTCTGCCGCCAACATCGCCGAGCGGGCCTGGACCCAGGCTGGGGTCCAATCCACCTGGTCGAGCGCCTCCGCCGTTCGGTTCTCCGGGTGGACCGCCTGCCCGCCCGCCAACACGTTCTTCCCTGGCATTCGCATCAGGATCAGTGACGAGCAGCCTCACACCAAGGGGCTCGGCTACTCACTCGCGAATGTCTCCGCGAGCATGGTCCTGAACTTCACCTTCAACAACTGGAGTCCCTCGTGCCAGACGCAGCGGGAGTCCTGCATCCGCACCATCGCGACGCACGAGTTCGGCCACGCACTGGGCTTCGCCCATGAACAGAATCGACCCGACACGCCCAGTTCATGCAATCAGCCAAGCGGTTCGCCTGGCAACTCTCCGCTGGGCCCCTACGACGGCTTCTCCGTGATGAACTACTGCAATCCAACGTGGGGCAACGCTGGAATGCTCAGTGATCTCGACATCGAAGGCGTCCAGCTGGTGTACGGCGCTTCTCGTGCGGGCTTCGTCTATTCATGGGGCTCCTCGAATTCGGGCGGAGGCACCGACGCTGTCCAGTGGCTCGACGCTGACCTGGATGCGGACGGCAAGGCAGAAGTCATCCAGGCCAGGAACTACAACGGTACGCTTGGCTTCATCGTCCATCGCTGGAATGGCACGGGCATGACCCAGGCCTGGTCGACCAACAACATGGGTCAAGGGTCCGGAGCATCTGCCTGGGTGGTCACCGACCTGGACGGCGATGGCCGGGATGAGATTGTCCAAGCCATCAATCACTACGGCTCGCTCGGCTTCATCGTCTATCGCTGGAACGGCGCGGCATTGGTCCAGCTCTGGTCCAATGGCAACATGGGGCAGGGCCCCGGATTCCAGGCCTTGCTGGCCGAGGACTTCGACCATGACGGGCGCGGTGAAATCGTCCAGGCCATCAACCACTACGGCTCGCTCGGCTTCATCACCTATCGCTGGAACGGCACGGCATTGGTTCAGGTCGGGTCCAACGGAAACATGGGCCAGGGCCCCAATGCCATCGACTGGAAGATTGCCGACTTCGACGGCGATCAGCGACCCGAAATCGTTCAAATCATCGACCACTACGGCGCGCTCGGATTCATCGTCTACCGGTGGAATGGCTTGACGATGACGCAGGCGTGGAGCTCGAACAACATGAGCATGCCTTCGGGCTCCCTCTCCTGGCATGTCACCGATGTGGATGGCGATGGACGAAACGAATTGACGCAGGTGTTCCAGAACACCTGGAACAACACCGCGGGGCTGCGACTCTTCCGCTGGAACGGCGGCCTCTATACCGATTGGCAGACACAAGAGAGTGGCCAGCTCGCGGCTGCCCTTGCCTGGCGAGTGGGTGACGTGGACGGTGACGGGCGAACCGAGATTGTCCAGAGTTGGCGGAACGCATCCGCGTTGGGGCTGACTGTCTATCGATGGAACGGCAGTCGCTGGATGACCCAGGTTCGCACCACCCACCTCGACACGCTGCCTACTGAAGTCAACGCCTGGATCTCTCGAGATCTCGATGGAGACAACCGCATGGACCTGCTCATGGGATGGAGGAATAGCAGCGCCCTGGCCTGGACGATGTACCGCTACGCGCCCTAG
- a CDS encoding sigma-54-dependent transcriptional regulator, with product MTDRPSVLVVDDKENMCHLVARILGDAYQVKTVEDGARALALIRTREFDVVVTDIRMPGADGFEVLRAIKQHAPDTEVILMTAYATVPRAVEAIKEGAYDYLSKPFDPDEVSLVVARALERKQLKAQAASLRRELNGVYGFQNLIGKSAPMRALYGLLERAAGLTITVLITGETGTGKELVARAIHHQGPRKNKPFIAVNCGALPSELIESELFGHVRGAFTGAGETKTGLVEAASGGTLFLDEMGELPLAVQVKLNRMLQDKEVRRVGEATARRIDVRVITATHRDLKAEVAAGRFREDLYYRLNVFPVQLPPLRERREDIPLLAMHFVQKAARTYRLPVDGLEPDALRVLTGSSWPGNVRQLENAIERAVAITSGTRVGTSALPPEVLGEAQGAVANDLLVKLPFREAVDLVRDRASRDYLIALLREFGGNVTRAAERAGMERESLHRLLKRFGLRSDDFKEP from the coding sequence GTGACGGACAGACCGAGTGTTCTCGTCGTCGACGACAAGGAGAACATGTGCCACCTCGTCGCCCGCATCCTGGGCGACGCCTATCAGGTGAAGACCGTCGAGGACGGGGCCCGTGCACTGGCGCTCATCCGGACGCGGGAGTTCGACGTGGTGGTGACGGACATCCGCATGCCGGGGGCGGATGGCTTCGAGGTGCTCCGAGCCATCAAGCAGCACGCCCCCGACACGGAGGTCATCCTGATGACGGCCTATGCCACCGTTCCCCGAGCGGTGGAGGCCATCAAGGAAGGGGCCTACGACTACCTGTCGAAGCCGTTCGACCCGGATGAAGTCTCGCTGGTCGTGGCGCGCGCGCTGGAGCGCAAGCAGCTCAAGGCCCAGGCGGCCTCGCTGCGTCGGGAGCTGAACGGCGTCTATGGCTTCCAGAATCTCATCGGGAAGAGTGCGCCCATGCGGGCGCTGTATGGCTTGCTGGAGCGTGCCGCGGGACTGACCATCACCGTACTCATCACGGGTGAGACGGGGACGGGCAAGGAGCTGGTGGCTCGGGCCATCCATCACCAGGGCCCGAGGAAGAACAAACCCTTCATCGCGGTCAACTGTGGCGCGCTCCCATCGGAGCTCATCGAGAGTGAGTTGTTCGGCCACGTCCGGGGCGCCTTCACGGGTGCGGGGGAGACCAAGACGGGCCTCGTCGAGGCCGCGTCGGGAGGGACGCTCTTCCTGGACGAGATGGGCGAATTGCCCCTGGCCGTCCAGGTGAAGCTCAATCGCATGCTCCAGGACAAGGAGGTGCGCCGGGTGGGCGAGGCGACGGCTCGTCGCATCGACGTGAGAGTCATTACCGCCACGCACCGCGACCTCAAGGCCGAGGTGGCCGCGGGCCGCTTCCGCGAGGACCTCTACTACCGGCTGAATGTCTTTCCGGTGCAGTTGCCGCCCCTGCGAGAGCGGCGCGAGGACATCCCCTTGCTGGCCATGCACTTCGTGCAGAAGGCGGCGAGGACCTACCGGCTGCCCGTGGATGGACTGGAGCCCGATGCCTTGCGGGTCCTGACGGGCTCCTCGTGGCCGGGGAATGTGCGCCAGTTGGAGAATGCCATTGAGCGCGCGGTGGCCATCACCTCGGGCACTCGCGTGGGAACGAGCGCGCTTCCGCCGGAGGTGCTGGGAGAAGCGCAGGGAGCGGTGGCGAACGACTTGTTGGTGAAGCTGCCCTTCCGGGAGGCCGTGGACCTCGTGAGGGACCGGGCGTCGCGCGACTACCTCATCGCGCTGCTGCGTGAGTTCGGGGGCAATGTGACTCGGGCGGCGGAGCGGGCGGGGATGGAGCGGGAGAGCCTCCATCGACTGCTCAAGCGCTTCGGGCTGCGGTCCGATGACTTCAAGGAGCCGTGA
- a CDS encoding efflux RND transporter permease subunit: MIRAIIRFSAENKYLVIAATVVALIGAWWTMRNIPLDALPDLSDTQVIVYGRWDRSPDIIEDQVTYPITTALLGAPKVKAVRGFSDFGFSYVYVIFEDGTDMYWARTRVLEYLSKITSQLPPDVKVELGPDASSVGWVFQYALVDKSGKHRLDELRSYQDWFLRYAIQSVPGVSEVATVGGQVRQYQVTVNPNTLAGYGLSLDAVVRAVRQGNNDVGGRLVEVAGREYMVRGRGYVKSVEDIEKLSLRTQGGTTVTIKDVATVTLGPELRRGVADLDGQGDAVGGIVVMRQGENALNVIERVKAKLEELKPSLPEGVEVITTYDRSTLIEQAIETVSHKLVEEILIVSLIILIFLWHVPSAVVPIVTIPVSVALAFVPMYFMGQNANLMSLAGIAISIGVLVDGAIVEVENAYNKIHHWMKDGKKGDFHQVRLEALMEVGPGVFFSLLVIAVAFMPIFTLVDQEGRLFRPLAYSKNLAMAIAALLAITLDPAMRMLFARVEPFHFRPRFLAWAATHALVGKYYSEERHPISRLMHRLYERPCRFVVRHAKATLVVSVLLVATTIPAYLKLGSEFMPPLNEGTILYMPSAVEPGMSVTEAQRVLQVQDKILMRFPEVERVFGKAGRANTSTDPAPFTMMETTVLLRPESEWREVPRWYSAWAPDFVKGLLRPFWRDRITQAELESEMNAALQLPGISNAWTMPIKGRLDMLSTGIRTPVGIKIMGADLATVERIARETEAAVAKVEGTRSAFAERVAGGYFLDFVLKRDELARHGLSVDDANMMVMTAVGGDNQSTTVEGRERYGINVRYARDYREDLQALKRVLLPLPGGGGQVPMEAIADVVLTHGPSMIRNENGMLTGYVYVDFDTSKYDVGSFVDRAKEAVAAGVKVPTGYSMTWSGQYENMLRVRERLQLVIPLTLVLIFGLLYMNTKSAFKAGLVMLAVPFSAIGAVWLLWALDYNISIAVWVGMIALMGLDAETGAFMLLFLDLSHDEAKKKGMLRTEGDLVEAIIHGAVKRVRPKAMTVLAAMLGLLPIMWSTGTGADVMKRIAAPMVGGLATSFLLELLVYPAVYFLWKRREVVPGPATPESAQEPEATALAA; encoded by the coding sequence ATGATTCGAGCCATCATCCGCTTCTCCGCGGAGAACAAGTACCTGGTCATCGCGGCCACCGTGGTGGCGCTCATCGGCGCATGGTGGACCATGCGCAACATCCCGCTGGACGCGCTGCCGGACCTGTCCGACACCCAGGTCATCGTCTACGGGCGATGGGACCGCAGCCCCGACATCATCGAGGACCAGGTCACCTACCCCATCACCACCGCGTTGCTCGGCGCCCCCAAGGTCAAGGCGGTGCGCGGCTTCAGCGACTTCGGCTTCAGCTACGTGTACGTCATCTTCGAGGACGGCACGGACATGTACTGGGCACGCACGCGCGTGCTCGAGTACCTGTCGAAAATCACGTCCCAGCTCCCGCCGGACGTGAAGGTGGAGCTGGGTCCGGACGCCAGCAGCGTGGGCTGGGTGTTCCAGTACGCGCTGGTCGACAAGAGCGGCAAGCACCGGCTGGACGAGCTGCGCTCCTATCAAGACTGGTTCCTGCGCTACGCCATCCAGAGCGTGCCGGGGGTCTCGGAAGTCGCCACCGTGGGCGGCCAGGTGCGCCAGTACCAGGTGACGGTCAACCCCAACACCCTCGCGGGCTATGGGCTGTCACTGGACGCGGTGGTGCGCGCGGTGCGGCAGGGCAACAACGACGTGGGCGGGAGGCTCGTGGAGGTGGCCGGACGCGAGTACATGGTCCGAGGACGCGGCTACGTGAAGAGCGTGGAGGACATCGAGAAGCTCAGCCTCCGCACGCAGGGCGGCACCACCGTCACCATCAAGGACGTGGCCACCGTGACGCTGGGCCCCGAGCTGCGCCGAGGCGTCGCCGACCTCGATGGCCAGGGCGACGCGGTGGGCGGCATCGTGGTGATGCGCCAAGGGGAGAACGCCCTCAACGTCATCGAGCGCGTCAAGGCGAAGCTGGAGGAGCTGAAGCCGTCGCTGCCCGAGGGCGTGGAGGTCATCACCACTTATGACCGGTCGACGCTCATCGAGCAGGCCATCGAGACCGTGTCGCACAAGCTGGTGGAGGAGATCCTCATCGTCTCCCTCATCATCCTCATCTTCCTGTGGCACGTGCCCTCGGCCGTCGTGCCCATCGTCACCATTCCCGTGTCGGTGGCCCTGGCCTTCGTCCCCATGTACTTCATGGGACAGAACGCCAACCTCATGTCCCTGGCGGGCATCGCCATCTCCATCGGCGTGCTGGTGGACGGCGCCATCGTCGAGGTGGAGAACGCGTACAACAAAATCCACCACTGGATGAAGGACGGCAAGAAGGGCGACTTCCACCAGGTGCGGCTGGAAGCGCTGATGGAGGTGGGCCCCGGCGTCTTCTTCAGCCTGCTCGTCATCGCCGTGGCCTTCATGCCCATCTTCACGCTGGTGGACCAGGAGGGCCGACTCTTCCGCCCGCTCGCGTACTCGAAGAACCTGGCCATGGCCATCGCCGCGCTGCTGGCCATCACCCTGGACCCGGCCATGCGGATGCTCTTCGCCCGCGTGGAGCCCTTCCACTTCCGTCCCAGGTTCCTCGCGTGGGCCGCGACCCATGCGCTCGTGGGCAAGTACTACTCCGAGGAACGGCACCCCATCAGCCGGCTGATGCACCGGCTCTACGAGCGCCCCTGCCGCTTCGTCGTGCGCCACGCGAAGGCCACGCTCGTGGTGAGCGTGCTGCTGGTGGCCACCACCATCCCCGCGTACCTGAAGCTGGGCAGCGAGTTCATGCCCCCGCTCAACGAGGGCACCATCCTCTACATGCCCTCGGCGGTGGAGCCGGGCATGTCCGTCACCGAGGCACAGCGCGTGCTCCAGGTGCAGGACAAGATTCTCATGCGCTTCCCCGAGGTGGAGCGCGTCTTCGGCAAGGCGGGCCGCGCCAACACGTCCACCGACCCCGCGCCCTTCACCATGATGGAGACCACGGTGCTCCTGCGCCCGGAGTCCGAGTGGCGCGAGGTGCCTCGCTGGTACAGCGCCTGGGCGCCCGACTTTGTGAAGGGCCTCTTGCGCCCGTTCTGGCGCGACCGCATCACCCAGGCCGAGCTCGAGTCCGAGATGAACGCCGCGCTCCAGCTCCCCGGCATCTCCAACGCGTGGACGATGCCCATCAAGGGACGCCTGGACATGCTCTCCACGGGCATCCGGACGCCCGTGGGCATCAAGATCATGGGCGCGGACCTGGCCACCGTGGAGCGCATCGCGCGTGAGACGGAGGCCGCGGTGGCGAAGGTGGAAGGCACCCGCAGCGCGTTCGCCGAGCGTGTCGCCGGTGGCTACTTCCTCGACTTCGTCCTCAAGCGCGACGAACTGGCCCGCCACGGTTTGAGCGTGGACGACGCGAACATGATGGTGATGACCGCGGTGGGCGGAGACAACCAGTCCACCACCGTGGAGGGCCGCGAGCGCTATGGCATCAACGTGCGCTACGCCCGCGACTACCGCGAGGACCTCCAGGCCCTCAAGCGCGTGCTGCTCCCGCTGCCGGGTGGCGGTGGCCAGGTGCCCATGGAGGCCATCGCGGACGTGGTCCTCACGCATGGCCCGTCCATGATTCGCAACGAGAACGGCATGCTCACCGGCTACGTCTACGTGGACTTCGACACGTCCAAGTACGACGTGGGCAGCTTCGTGGACCGCGCGAAGGAGGCCGTCGCCGCGGGGGTGAAGGTGCCCACGGGCTACTCGATGACGTGGAGCGGGCAGTACGAGAACATGCTGCGCGTTCGCGAGCGGCTCCAGTTGGTGATTCCCCTGACGCTCGTGCTCATCTTCGGGCTGCTGTACATGAACACGAAGTCTGCGTTCAAAGCGGGCCTGGTGATGCTCGCGGTGCCCTTCTCCGCCATCGGCGCGGTGTGGCTCTTGTGGGCGCTCGACTACAACATCTCCATCGCGGTGTGGGTGGGCATGATTGCGCTCATGGGGTTGGACGCGGAGACCGGCGCGTTCATGCTGCTCTTCCTCGACCTCTCGCACGACGAAGCCAAGAAGAAGGGGATGCTGCGCACCGAGGGCGACCTGGTGGAGGCCATCATCCACGGGGCGGTGAAGCGCGTGCGGCCCAAGGCGATGACGGTGCTCGCGGCGATGCTGGGGTTGCTCCCCATCATGTGGTCCACCGGCACGGGCGCGGATGTGATGAAGCGCATCGCGGCGCCGATGGTCGGCGGACTGGCCACCAGCTTCCTCCTGGAGCTGCTCGTCTACCCGGCGGTGTACTTCCTGTGGAAGCGACGTGAGGTCGTGCCGGGCCCCGCCACGCCCGAGTCCGCGCAAGAGCCCGAGGCCACCGCGCTCGCCGCCTGA
- a CDS encoding efflux RND transporter periplasmic adaptor subunit — protein MSSVPPPPSTQAPAGRRFGAATLASTALVSALLGGGAVHLLSHRAEAPHAHAALAPTPEGTEKATTRYHCPMHPAIVQDTPGKCPICGMDLVSMSAAPSTPDGAPVEGLSTVAIDASRQQLIGLRTAPVLEGKVGGTWRTNGRIAQDETRIRRVHMKVPAFVERVFADFTGKPVRQGEPLFAVYSPELLAAQEEYLLALRTREALSKAGGMTTDGDALVSAARRKLELWDVPQATLERLTRTGESTRTLTLVSPISGVITKKDVVEGARLELGATPYEIVDLSRVWVLADVYESELRHVKVGMPATLQLKAFPNRVFAGKVSFLDPVLDSATRTVKVRLEFPNPDGDLRPEMFGEVVLRGASRDALKIPADAVVPTGTTHVVFVALGDGHFAPREVRLGESDGKSVEVTSGLKAGDQVVTGANFLVDSESRLRASLSALTSSSPGGAMAAPAAASPSAGATPASSGHHGGH, from the coding sequence ATGTCCTCCGTCCCTCCGCCTCCTTCCACTCAGGCTCCCGCGGGCCGCCGCTTCGGAGCCGCCACGCTCGCGTCGACGGCGCTGGTCAGCGCGCTGCTCGGTGGTGGTGCCGTGCACCTGCTGTCGCATCGGGCGGAAGCCCCTCACGCGCACGCGGCGCTCGCACCCACTCCAGAGGGCACAGAGAAAGCCACCACCCGCTACCACTGCCCGATGCACCCCGCCATCGTGCAGGACACGCCGGGCAAGTGCCCCATCTGCGGCATGGACCTGGTGTCGATGTCCGCCGCCCCCTCGACACCGGATGGCGCCCCGGTGGAGGGCCTTTCCACCGTCGCCATCGACGCGTCCCGGCAGCAGCTCATCGGCCTGCGCACGGCGCCGGTGCTGGAGGGCAAGGTCGGCGGAACCTGGCGCACCAACGGCCGCATCGCCCAGGACGAGACGCGCATCCGCCGCGTCCACATGAAGGTGCCCGCCTTCGTCGAGCGCGTGTTCGCGGACTTCACGGGCAAGCCCGTGCGCCAGGGCGAGCCCCTCTTCGCCGTCTACAGCCCGGAGCTGCTCGCGGCCCAGGAGGAATACCTGCTGGCGCTGCGCACCCGCGAGGCCCTGAGCAAGGCGGGAGGCATGACGACGGACGGCGATGCGCTGGTGTCCGCGGCCCGCCGCAAGCTGGAGCTGTGGGACGTGCCGCAGGCGACGCTGGAGCGACTCACGCGCACGGGTGAATCCACGCGCACGCTCACGCTCGTGTCCCCCATCTCCGGCGTCATCACCAAGAAGGACGTCGTGGAGGGCGCACGGCTGGAGCTCGGCGCCACGCCGTATGAAATCGTCGACCTGTCGCGCGTCTGGGTTCTGGCCGACGTGTACGAGAGCGAGCTGCGACACGTGAAGGTGGGCATGCCCGCCACGCTCCAGCTCAAGGCCTTCCCCAATCGGGTGTTCGCCGGGAAGGTGTCCTTCCTCGACCCGGTGCTCGACTCGGCCACGCGCACGGTCAAGGTGCGCCTGGAGTTCCCCAACCCCGACGGAGACCTGCGCCCGGAGATGTTCGGCGAAGTGGTGCTGCGCGGGGCCTCGCGCGACGCGCTGAAGATTCCCGCCGATGCGGTGGTCCCCACGGGCACCACCCACGTCGTCTTCGTGGCGCTGGGCGATGGACACTTCGCACCTCGCGAGGTCCGGCTTGGTGAGTCGGATGGAAAGAGCGTGGAGGTGACCTCGGGCCTCAAGGCCGGGGACCAGGTCGTCACCGGCGCCAACTTCCTCGTCGACTCCGAGTCCCGCCTGCGCGCATCACTCTCGGCGCTCACCTCCTCGTCGCCGGGTGGCGCCATGGCCGCACCTGCCGCGGCCTCGCCTTCCGCGGGCGCGACTCCAGCGTCCTCCGGCCACCACGGAGGCCACTGA
- a CDS encoding TolC family protein, which produces MSLPASSSVRRLDAPRHLVVVLALLSPLAALAQAPHPAPEPSATAVSSLATDQTLSKLLTEALEARPELRQVEAQEKAAQERVPQAGALPDPVLQVGIQNDGFGELMIGEMEGSYVSIMASQALPFPGKRDLRTEVARLGAKAVSAQVLRARLTIEAELRRAYLDLLMTRERRGLLDRLEAIWKQSADLARIRYETGDGAQSDLLRAQLELNRIRQRRVALDAEERTRVQTLNRLSGRNLDEPLPTTTRVRDLGIPELGEVEAAEKDAFERSPELAEGRANISQAQQQMALARRERWPDFTVSAGVMPRGGDFPTMWQANVGVNLPIFSGSKQNRAVAESVALADATTRATQTVEQILRLRVRERLTALSALRETAVLYRSGLLMQSAATAESTLTQYRVGRASFASVLEANSGIVRDEEDFLSTLVEAQRLAIAQAEVSLEPVAAIGGGSAGAGGMPGAGGTASTPARGAAPSGGAAGAAPSSASSSMSGM; this is translated from the coding sequence ATGTCCCTGCCAGCCTCCTCTTCCGTGCGGCGACTCGACGCGCCCAGGCACCTTGTCGTCGTCCTGGCGCTGCTCTCTCCCCTGGCGGCACTGGCGCAAGCCCCTCACCCAGCACCGGAGCCCTCGGCCACCGCCGTGTCCTCGCTCGCGACGGACCAGACGCTCTCGAAGCTCCTCACGGAAGCGCTGGAGGCTCGCCCGGAGCTGCGCCAGGTCGAAGCGCAGGAGAAGGCCGCCCAGGAGCGCGTCCCCCAAGCAGGTGCCCTGCCGGACCCCGTCCTCCAAGTGGGCATCCAGAACGATGGGTTCGGCGAGTTGATGATCGGCGAGATGGAGGGCAGCTACGTCAGCATCATGGCGTCGCAGGCCCTGCCCTTCCCCGGCAAGCGAGACCTGCGCACGGAGGTCGCACGGCTCGGCGCCAAGGCCGTGTCGGCACAAGTCCTCCGAGCACGGCTGACCATCGAAGCGGAGCTGCGCCGGGCCTACCTCGACCTGCTGATGACGCGAGAGCGACGGGGATTGCTCGACCGGCTCGAGGCCATCTGGAAGCAGTCCGCGGACCTGGCGCGCATCCGCTACGAGACCGGAGACGGTGCCCAGTCCGACCTGCTGCGCGCCCAGCTCGAGCTCAATCGCATCCGCCAGCGCCGCGTGGCCCTCGACGCCGAGGAGCGCACCCGCGTCCAGACGCTGAACCGGCTGAGCGGTAGGAACCTGGATGAGCCCCTGCCCACCACGACACGAGTGCGCGACCTGGGCATTCCGGAGCTGGGTGAAGTGGAGGCCGCGGAGAAGGACGCATTCGAACGCAGTCCAGAGCTGGCCGAGGGCCGCGCCAACATCTCCCAGGCCCAGCAGCAGATGGCGCTGGCTCGGCGCGAGCGCTGGCCCGACTTCACCGTCAGCGCCGGAGTGATGCCTCGAGGCGGCGACTTTCCGACGATGTGGCAGGCCAACGTGGGCGTCAATCTGCCCATCTTCTCCGGCAGCAAGCAGAACCGCGCGGTGGCGGAGAGCGTCGCCCTGGCCGATGCCACGACGCGCGCGACGCAGACCGTGGAGCAGATCCTGAGGCTGCGCGTGCGCGAGCGCCTCACGGCCCTGTCCGCCCTGCGCGAGACCGCGGTGCTCTACCGCAGCGGCTTGTTGATGCAGTCGGCGGCGACGGCCGAGAGCACCCTGACGCAGTACCGCGTCGGACGTGCCTCGTTCGCGTCGGTGCTGGAAGCCAACTCGGGAATCGTCCGCGATGAAGAAGACTTCCTCTCGACGCTCGTCGAAGCGCAGCGGCTCGCCATCGCCCAGGCGGAAGTGAGCCTGGAGCCCGTCGCGGCCATCGGTGGTGGCAGCGCGGGCGCGGGTGGAATGCCCGGCGCAGGCGGCACGGCCTCCACTCCCGCGAGAGGTGCCGCACCCTCGGGTGGCGCGGCAGGCGCGGCGCCCTCCTCCGCATCCTCATCCATGTCCGGAATGTAG
- a CDS encoding cupredoxin domain-containing protein: MMKRLMGVLVALPLIAAAPALASSEHDAHAKKGGHVAHQGSGKTAGASEQKPAAAPVTKNGVQLVDLTVTSKGFEPANVKVKAGKPVRLLVTRKTDKTCATELVMTDLGIHQPLPLDTPVTVEFTPSESGTLRYACAMDHISGLVTIQ; this comes from the coding sequence ATGATGAAGCGCCTGATGGGAGTGCTCGTCGCCCTTCCCTTGATTGCCGCGGCCCCCGCCCTCGCGAGCTCGGAGCATGATGCCCACGCCAAGAAGGGCGGGCATGTCGCTCATCAGGGTTCAGGCAAGACCGCTGGGGCGTCCGAGCAAAAGCCCGCCGCCGCCCCTGTCACGAAGAACGGCGTGCAGCTCGTGGACCTCACCGTGACGTCCAAGGGCTTCGAGCCCGCGAACGTCAAGGTCAAGGCGGGCAAGCCCGTGCGCCTGCTGGTCACTCGCAAGACGGACAAGACCTGCGCGACCGAGCTCGTCATGACGGACCTGGGCATCCACCAGCCACTGCCCCTGGACACGCCGGTGACTGTCGAGTTCACCCCAAGCGAGTCGGGCACGCTGCGTTACGCCTGCGCGATGGACCACATCAGCGGGCTGGTCACCATCCAGTAG
- a CDS encoding DUF4349 domain-containing protein → MGSTEALMQGAPGSLTENRSIIRRASVNLERDEPEQGPAQAVALAKAHGGYAQQVMKQGAVVRIPADRLESFLSAVPTLGTVENKSISAEDVTDVHRDLKVRLDNVSRIRERYLELLQRATSVEDTLKVEKELERITMEYETLKARLQGLEADIAVSTVYLDFKRPVRPGPVGWVFYGLGKAVKWLIVWD, encoded by the coding sequence ATGGGTTCGACCGAAGCGTTGATGCAGGGCGCTCCGGGCTCCCTCACGGAGAACCGGTCCATCATCCGCCGGGCCTCGGTGAACCTGGAGCGAGATGAACCCGAGCAGGGTCCCGCCCAGGCCGTGGCGCTAGCGAAGGCCCACGGGGGTTATGCGCAGCAGGTGATGAAGCAGGGCGCGGTGGTGCGCATCCCCGCTGATCGCCTGGAGAGCTTCCTGTCGGCCGTGCCGACGTTGGGCACGGTGGAGAACAAGAGCATCTCCGCCGAGGACGTGACGGACGTGCACCGGGACCTGAAGGTGCGGCTGGACAACGTCTCGCGCATCCGCGAGCGCTACCTGGAGCTGCTCCAGCGCGCCACCAGCGTCGAGGACACGCTCAAGGTCGAGAAGGAGCTGGAGCGCATCACCATGGAGTACGAGACGCTCAAGGCTCGCCTCCAAGGCCTGGAGGCGGACATCGCCGTGTCCACGGTCTACCTGGACTTCAAGCGGCCCGTGCGTCCCGGCCCCGTGGGCTGGGTGTTCTATGGCCTGGGCAAAGCCGTGAAGTGGCTCATCGTCTGGGACTAG